The Montipora foliosa isolate CH-2021 chromosome 1, ASM3666993v2, whole genome shotgun sequence DNA segment ccaaattttctcgcatcgatggttTTGTTATATTTCTTAACTCTATGGTGCTCctcgcgcgcgcgccttcgacACGCGAGCTCCgctatgatttcccgccagaaaaacgcgggttgccaaatgcaacgctgccacgcgatttcgGCCAAGTtaaaattgcccgaacactaCAGTCCCCAGGGGCTGTcttgcctccccacctccaccccgacagtcgtACGGGCGTTCTTACGCTGTCGTCATAAACCAAAATGTTTCGCATCGATAGAATAATTTCTTCTCCATAATTCTCTTTTTGGCGTAAATGGAGAATAAATCTATCTATGTATCTATCTataatctatctatctatctctctatctatctatctctctatctatctatctctctatctatctatctatctaaagcGATGTCAATAATTGATTTCAAAATTCTCCTACGCTGGCGCTTTTAACGTCCTCTCTTGGTGTCAGTGCTATGATGTTAACAAAACCATCACGCTTTCAATTCAGTAGATACCTCAGTCATCCTATGGCCATGAGTCATGCCTAATTTCAAGAATCCTATGCGCCCAGTTCACTCACCTCTGATGAAAAAAGATCATGCACTACTTGAAAAAGAACTCCTGGCAATTGTTTATGGGTGACCAAATTTAGTCAATATATTTATGGCAAGAGAGGTAAGGGCAAAAACTGACCGCAAGCTACTTCAAGTCTTCTTACGAAAACCGCTTTTCCAGGCGCCGAAAACAATTGCAGCGGATGACGTTAAAGATTCAGCGATATGACCTGCAAGTTGAATATGTTACATCCAGGAATCAGCACAGTGCTGACACTCTCAGCCTCATTCCTGAAGAAAAGACTGAAACCACTTCTGACTCAGTGAATGAATTCAAGTTACCCTTACAAATATGTCTTCAGGGAGGAAAGACTGAGCAGTTCAGACAAGAAACAAAGGAAGACCAGGCTTGCAGAGGCTAAACAACAGAGTGACAAGTGGATGCTCTGAAAGATGGTGTCACGTTGACCCAAAGATCTGTCCTtgttggaaaattaaagagGAAATTTCAGTCAATGGTCTGTTACTGAGGCAAGGACAGATTGATTGGACTCACGTCGCTTTAATGAGAAATACTTTTTCAAATACACAACAGCAACTTTGGCATCGAAAAGTGTAAAAGAGTTCTTGGTAGGTATACGCCGCACATGCAAGAACCCACCTGCCAGCCACACCCGCATTGTTGGAACCACAAGATAATACCTGGAGCATAAACGCAATAATACTATCACGATAATGCTTTTCCCAGCCATTTCTATGTGTTGACTTTTTCGCTGTAGCTGGCTGCTCTACCTGTTAGACTGATTATGTAGCATAGATCTTGAAAGTGATTATATCAGCATCGCCAAGAAAAGGAATTAAGAGGCTGTCTCTGTAAAAGCGGTCCGGTcgatctggtttgaaaaatagatTTCGCTCATTTCTTGTGTGTTGTAAGACTTTCCATGTGCTTATACTAAACACCACAATCCACTTGATCGGATCTTTTAAATCATTGGAGATTTGAGGGATTTTTGGTTCACCCGCTCGAACGCTTCTGGCGCCCTATATCGAGGCTTCAATTTGAAGAACTTTGAAGATCAATTTATCAAGAACTAACGAAgcttgtacaaaacaaaaacgatggcCAGTTACTTCATGTCTTGAATACacaaaggtgactttcattaacaTTGGATATTCTAGGGCGCGAGAAATTCTGTTCGAAAGCccggttcaaaattaaaaaactacaGTACTTCCATGTGCTAACACAATCTCTCTATTCAACTAGATCCAGTCCCCACACGGGAATAGCGCCTGGCgcttacaaacaaacaagttcagGTTGATCGCGTGTCCATCCTCCACCTCTAAGAGCGGCTCCGAATACTAAGCTCTTCTTCCTAGGTCGCGTACTCTGCCTGGCCAGCGACGTTCAACGGGCAAAGTCTTGTTATCGGGCGGATAAGTTTCTGGCCCTTTGTGCTCACTTGGACGACGCGCACCTGTCCATCCTGACCGGGGAACACTTCCTCCACTCTACCCAGACGCCACTGGACGCGTGGGGAATTCTGATCAACAACGAGCACTACATCCCCAACTTTCAGGTTGTCTTTCCCCTCTCTCCATTTCTTCCGCGTGTTAAGTGTTGACGGAAACTCTTCTCTCCACCTCTTCCAGAACACCTTCACCAGGTTCTGAATCAGTCTCCAACGGTTCCTGGGATTAAACGCTATATCATCGGTAACTCGAGGTGCTAGTTGTCCTCCTAGTTGCCCAACTAAGAAATGGTTAGGCGTCAACAATGGCTCATCTCGCCGGTCAGCTCCTTCAAACGTCAATGGTCTCGAGTTCATCAATGCTTCTACCTCCTTGATAGCAGTCTGCAGCTCGTCGTCGGTCACCCTGCATTTCCAACTACCGCCTTCAGGGTTTTCTTAGCTACTTTAACCAGCGACTCAAACACCCCACCAAAGTGCGACCCTAGTGGAGGATTTCAATTCCATCTGATCCTGTCACTGGCAGCATTATCTGCGATCTGCTCTTGGTCCATTGCTAGGACAAGGTCTCTGAGCTCTCTGTCCGCTCCTACGAAGTTTGTCCCATTATCGCTTGTAACTTCTTCCGGTCTTCCCCTGGTGGACACCATTCGGCTGAACGCATTCAGGAAATATTTGGTGCTCAATGAACATGCCATTTCTCAATGTACAACTCTGGTTGCTGAGCACGTAAACAGGCATAAATATCTTTTAGCAGAAACTCTTCGAGTAATCTTGGTTGTAAAGGGCCCACCATAATCAACACAGCATTTTGCAAGCGCTCTCATTGTTATCCCAAATCTCGACTTTGGAAGTGGTGCCATTATCTGCACTGCTGGTTGCGCACGTCTTCTCTCACACGCCTTGCATTCTTTGTCCCAATTCCTTACCTCTTGCCGACCATCGATGACCCAGTATCGAATTTGCACCTGAGCCAGCACGTGATTGACCCCCGCAACGGTTGTGGACATCTGCAACAATCAATTGGGTGATGTGGTGTTTCTTTGGCAAGATCATGGGGTGTGCTGCATCATAAAGTAGCTCCGCTCGGTCCAATCGCCCTCTGACTCGTAGTAAGAGGTTTCAGGTGGCTCTGTCTTTTGACTTCTTTACCTACAATCAAATCTTTCATCTCCTCAGGAAATCTTTCCTCCTGTGCTTGTTTCGCCCACAGTTTTCCAGCCCTCTATATTTCGCCTGGGGTCAATATAAGCCCGCTCCTGGTGACAACACCTAAAGGTTTGCCTTGTTTCTTCACCCTGGCCAATAATGTACCGGCGAATCGTCTCACCCACGCTGTGACTCTTTAAGTCGGTTCCAGCTGGTGTACTTTAGTGGATTCATCAACGGTTGTGAAACTTCTAAGGCAAAGGTCATCTTCGGTTTGACTATTTCAGCTAGACATTCATCCGAACGCTCCTCATGCACTGCACATTTTCCTTGAGGCCAGTCATCTTCATGCTGATACAGTGATGCTCACTTGTCAGCACCTTCGCGTGTAGCCCGCGAGTCGCATCATCTGCTCAATTCAAATTGTCGCCACTGTCTGGACCCAGACTTCTGATGAATATCTGATACTCGGTTGGCAACAAAAGTCTTATTCCTCCTCGATTGACACTGGATCCAGAAAATGATGTCCTTGCTGTCTGTCCATAGTGTACAGTTCTCGAAGGGTGTCTCTAACAGCTCTGGCACCTTCCTTGCCAATCTAAGACCCAACACTACCGCCATGAGCTCTAACCTCGGAACCGATATCGCTTTTGTAGGTGCGACCTTCGCTTTCGCTGCAATAAATCGCACAGTCACTTCACCATCTTCGTATTTGTGCCGCACGTAACTTACAGCTGCATATGCCAACAACGACGCGTCTACCATAGTATGGATACATGTGTCAGCAACAATTTTCTCAGCAGCACGATAGCACCTTGAAACTCGCACTCCGGAAAGTTCTGGTAACTGACTGAACCATTCCTGACACGTCCTCTTTAAATCACTGGAAAACACATCATCCCAACCTAAACCCAGTAACCACGTCTCCTGCATAGCCATCCTGGCTCTAATTGTGAATGGTGCCAGCATCTGCAATGGGTCAAACAGCATAgctagtttttttaaaaaccctCGCTTGGTATAGACAACATCGTGCAAGGGCTTTAACTtgaaggtaaacatatctgtCTCAGCGTTCCATTGCACCCCTAACGCCTTCATGCAAGGTAGTTCAGACTCCTCAATATTAACATTGGCTACACGATCTTCCACAGGAACATCTCTCAGCACCTCTGGCCTGTTACTACACTAACGCCGTATCTTGAAGCCTGCCTTGCCAAGCAGCTCTCTAAGCGGGCCTCGAGCTTTAATCGCTTCATCGTCCGTCTCCAATGAAGTCATAATGCCATCCATGTACATTTGTGATAGGATTATGTCTACTGCTAGTGGGTAGTCATCTCTGTTGTCTTCTGCATGTTGTTGCACAACGTACTAGGCCAAGTAAGGTGAAGCAAGATCACCAAACATCAATCTCATTGCTTCATAAACTTCGGGAGGTCTCGAGAGGTCTAGCCCTCTCCACAGGAAGCGGTGGTACCGTCTGTTTTGCTTTGCCATGGTGACTTGTGAGAACATCTCCATCAGATCTGCAACCAGGGCTACAGGATTACTGCGGAAACGCAATAGCACGTCAAAGACATCTTGCTGCAGTTTTGGTCCAGGTAACATGGTATCATTAAGGCTTACTCCGTCGTATCTGGCTGCTGAATCGTACACTATCCTCACTTTGATAGTCTCTTTGTCTTCTCTTACTACAGGAAAATGAGGTAGGTACCAACTTGGACCATCATCAATTTCTCCT contains these protein-coding regions:
- the LOC138011351 gene encoding uncharacterized protein, which gives rise to MKALGVQWNAETDMFTFKLKPLHDVVYTKRGFLKKLAMLFDPLQMLAPFTIRARMAMQETWLLGLGWDDVFSSDLKRTCQEWFSQLPELSGVRVSRCYRAAEKIVADTCIHTMVDASLLAYAAVSYVRHKYEDGEVTVRFIAAKAKVAPTKAISVPRLELMAVVLGLRLARKVPELLETPFENCTLWTDSKDIIFWIQCQSRRNKTFVANRVSDIHQKSGSRQWRQFELSR